One stretch of Pedobacter riviphilus DNA includes these proteins:
- a CDS encoding OmpA family protein codes for MKKILIGTFLSAYCLFAFSFSANAQYVLKDADKQYELFNYSKAIDLYEQAYKKKETLHAAERLANAYTFVYNYKQAESWYAIAAKMPGSNPENILGYAKALQSNSKYSEAKNQYLNYIDKKKNVSEKQQAVWLASCDSALKWIRNPKKIELINQKALNSAQSDWGAVNYQGGVVFTSDRLNSKLNSSESKPFLKFDGSKEPDKKVYGWTGNGYLKLYIKPSPSDSLQLFPIKAGTSYHVGSASFTADGKTMYFTLTRITDELERLKKQPTTVNVEIFSSTKGTNGIWGEPVSFAYNNVNGYSVGDPFITSDGNSLYFASNMPGGLGGTDIYVCLKTDAGTWGKPINLKDVNTEGNERSPVFDGKNNFYFSSDGRIGMGGLDVYRALREKDEISQIENMGYPFNSPQDDFGFSLNEKGNIAYLSSNREEGVGSDDIYTIDQKMILAFKLEGRVFDKDSKQPIAGALVTLAKVNGNILKTETDESGAYQFNLTKESEYNVSAEKTNYRSDIKNLTTTGLTTSSVLTQNLHLEAVVINKAIKLENIYYDFDKWNIRADAAIELDKLVKIMTDNPTIWIELNSHTDSRGKDSYNLNLSQKRAESAVQYIISRGINKNRIAAKGYGETQLLNKCGNGVNCTEEEHQLNRRTEFKIVKQ; via the coding sequence ATGAAGAAAATTTTAATAGGTACTTTCCTTTCTGCATATTGTTTATTTGCATTCAGTTTTTCGGCAAATGCGCAGTATGTATTAAAAGATGCCGATAAGCAATACGAACTGTTTAATTACAGCAAGGCAATAGATTTATACGAACAAGCCTATAAAAAGAAAGAAACTTTACATGCCGCAGAGCGATTAGCAAATGCTTATACGTTTGTTTATAACTACAAACAGGCCGAAAGCTGGTATGCCATTGCAGCTAAAATGCCAGGTAGTAATCCTGAGAATATTTTGGGTTATGCCAAAGCTTTACAGAGTAATTCGAAATATAGCGAAGCAAAAAACCAGTACCTCAATTACATCGATAAAAAGAAAAATGTATCAGAAAAGCAGCAGGCTGTTTGGCTTGCCTCTTGCGATTCTGCTTTGAAATGGATCAGAAATCCAAAGAAAATTGAGCTCATCAACCAAAAAGCTTTAAATAGCGCACAGTCAGATTGGGGTGCAGTTAACTACCAGGGAGGAGTTGTATTTACTTCCGATAGATTAAACAGTAAATTAAACTCTTCAGAAAGTAAACCATTTTTAAAATTCGACGGATCTAAAGAACCCGATAAAAAAGTGTACGGCTGGACGGGTAATGGATACCTGAAACTATACATCAAACCGTCGCCAAGCGATAGCCTTCAGTTATTTCCTATAAAAGCAGGTACTAGCTACCATGTGGGTTCGGCAAGCTTTACAGCTGATGGCAAAACCATGTATTTTACGCTAACCCGTATTACCGATGAGCTGGAGCGCTTAAAAAAACAGCCAACAACCGTTAATGTAGAAATTTTTAGTAGTACAAAAGGTACTAATGGTATTTGGGGCGAACCGGTTTCATTTGCTTATAATAATGTAAACGGTTACTCCGTAGGTGATCCTTTTATTACCAGCGATGGAAATAGTCTTTATTTTGCTTCAAATATGCCAGGTGGGTTAGGCGGTACCGATATTTATGTTTGCCTAAAAACAGATGCTGGTACATGGGGTAAGCCCATTAACCTGAAAGACGTAAATACCGAAGGTAACGAACGCAGCCCGGTTTTTGATGGAAAGAATAACTTCTACTTTTCTAGCGATGGTAGAATTGGAATGGGCGGATTAGATGTGTATCGGGCTTTAAGAGAGAAAGACGAGATTAGCCAGATCGAAAATATGGGTTATCCTTTCAACTCCCCACAGGATGATTTTGGCTTTAGTTTAAACGAAAAAGGTAATATTGCTTATCTTTCTTCTAATCGCGAGGAGGGAGTAGGTAGCGATGATATTTATACCATCGATCAGAAAATGATCCTGGCTTTCAAATTAGAAGGCAGGGTGTTTGATAAAGATAGCAAGCAGCCTATTGCAGGTGCATTGGTAACGTTGGCAAAAGTAAACGGTAATATTTTAAAAACCGAAACCGATGAGAGTGGAGCTTATCAATTTAACTTGACAAAAGAATCTGAATACAATGTTTCGGCAGAGAAAACCAACTATAGGTCTGATATAAAAAACCTGACAACCACTGGCTTAACAACTTCGAGTGTACTTACACAAAACCTGCATTTAGAAGCTGTTGTAATAAATAAAGCAATTAAGCTGGAAAATATTTATTACGATTTCGATAAGTGGAATATTCGTGCTGATGCTGCCATAGAATTAGATAAACTGGTTAAAATCATGACTGATAATCCCACCATCTGGATCGAATTAAACTCCCATACCGATAGCAGGGGCAAGGATAGTTATAACTTAAATCTGTCACAAAAAAGAGCCGAATCTGCTGTACAGTATATCATATCAAGAGGTATTAATAAAAACCGAATTGCTGCAAAAGGTTATGGCGAAACACAACTGTTGAACAAATGCGGCAACGGGGTAAACTGTACCGAAGAAGAACACCAGCTCAACAGAAGAACGGAGTTTAAAATTGTAAAACAATAA
- the dinB gene encoding DNA polymerase IV, giving the protein MDKERQIIHMDQDAFFVSVEIRKNPKLLGKPVIIGGGGDRGVVASCSYEARQYGIHAAMPGRTAKLLCPQAIFLKGDMEEYSKASHDITEIIADKVPLFEKASIDEHYIDMTGMDRFFGCMKFASELRQTIIKQMGLPISFGLSINKTVAKIATNESKPGGERQVTFPELRPFLDPLSIHKIPGIGHATYKKLSEMGVREIFTLTQIPQQLMFKILGQHGLSLWQKANGIDLSPVVPYRERKSIGTQATFESDTMDMAKLKAIITGMVSGLTFQLRNQKKLTACITVTVRYTNFETVTQQERIPYTSLDSFLINKAHSLFEKVYSKRMLLRLVGVKLSHLVSGYEQIGLYNIAEEEYSLYQAMDKVRNQYGAEAVVKACIVTQPPRDETGKIIKYNPRKKKILIENQTEEEQQEVRKRSKIRSFMSEKGTIGTKSYD; this is encoded by the coding sequence ATGGATAAAGAAAGGCAGATTATTCATATGGATCAGGATGCATTTTTTGTATCTGTAGAAATCAGAAAAAATCCCAAGCTGTTGGGTAAACCCGTAATTATTGGTGGTGGTGGCGATAGGGGTGTGGTAGCCTCTTGTAGTTACGAAGCACGCCAGTACGGCATACATGCTGCAATGCCCGGCAGGACGGCAAAATTGCTGTGTCCACAGGCTATATTTTTAAAAGGTGATATGGAAGAATATTCCAAGGCATCACATGATATTACCGAAATTATTGCCGATAAAGTCCCCCTTTTCGAAAAAGCCAGCATTGACGAACATTATATCGATATGACGGGCATGGACCGCTTTTTTGGCTGTATGAAATTCGCATCAGAACTTAGGCAAACTATTATTAAACAGATGGGATTACCCATTTCCTTCGGTTTGTCTATCAATAAAACCGTAGCCAAAATAGCCACGAACGAATCTAAGCCTGGTGGCGAACGGCAGGTTACTTTTCCTGAATTGCGGCCCTTTCTCGATCCTTTGTCTATTCATAAAATTCCGGGTATTGGTCATGCTACCTATAAAAAATTAAGCGAAATGGGCGTTCGCGAAATCTTTACGCTTACACAGATTCCTCAACAGCTCATGTTTAAAATTTTAGGCCAGCATGGTTTAAGTTTATGGCAAAAAGCAAACGGTATCGATCTTTCGCCTGTGGTGCCTTACCGAGAGAGAAAATCAATCGGTACACAGGCCACTTTCGAAAGTGATACTATGGATATGGCCAAACTAAAAGCCATTATTACAGGAATGGTTAGCGGACTAACCTTCCAGCTGCGTAACCAGAAAAAACTAACGGCCTGCATTACCGTAACTGTACGTTATACCAATTTCGAAACGGTTACCCAGCAAGAACGCATTCCTTATACCTCGCTTGATTCGTTTCTGATTAACAAAGCACATAGCCTGTTCGAGAAGGTATATTCAAAACGGATGTTGTTGCGGCTGGTAGGCGTGAAACTTTCGCACTTGGTAAGCGGCTATGAGCAAATTGGTTTATATAATATCGCCGAAGAAGAATATAGCCTTTACCAGGCCATGGATAAAGTACGCAACCAGTATGGTGCCGAAGCGGTGGTAAAAGCCTGTATTGTTACCCAACCCCCCCGCGATGAAACGGGGAAAATAATCAAGTACAATCCCCGAAAAAAGAAAATATTAATCGAAAACCAAACAGAAGAAGAACAGCAGGAAGTAAGGAAACGCTCAAAAATCAGAAGCTTTATGAGCGAAAAAGGAACAATAGGTACTAAATCTTATGATTAG
- the dnaE gene encoding DNA polymerase III subunit alpha, with protein sequence MFLNVHSSYSLKYGTQSIGQLIATARRLGIHQMVLTDINNSTGAVEFIRECYKQGIAKESDEIHKGNIPYQIKPVSGIEFRIDNRLLYVGIAKNKEGMRELNEFLSHHNIYNTPLPEVPPEMENVYIIYSFQKSFNRVLKANEFVGIRAKQLNLLYQHPLLKQKEKLLVWHPVTVSDKITYRLHEYFRAIELNTLLSKVPDEQKCDSDEFLIPEVELTQQFEQYPFIVQNTQKLINSCDLSVYFEDKPTPTSKNKYYYTKQGMLGDKKMLRNLAQIGLKYRYGENNKIAKERLEKELRIIELKNFCAYFLITFDIVRYAMNKCGFYHVGRGSGANSIVAYCLRITDVDPIDLDLYFERFLHEKRTSPPDFDIDFSWDEREVIQRYIFERYPKWHVAFLGTMSTFKDRAIIREIGKVLGLPKGEIDSFTDPTKEHENLMNVTYQKLLAVHHYMKSMPNQRSIHAGGILISEEPITYYTALDMPPKGFPTVQWDMYEAEAIGYEKFDILSQRGIGHIREAVQLIKKNKGKDIDIHDFKTFKEDQKLNGILKEGQPIGCFYIESPAMRQLLKKLKCDNYLTLVAASSIIRPGVASSGMMKSYIERYHAPDKVVYLCDVMKQQLSETYGVMVYQEDVIKVCHYFAGLDLADADILRKAMSGKYRSKLAFDELVNKFFASARKEGHSEELITEVWRQISSFAGYSFSKAHSASFAVESYQSLYLKTYYPMEFMVAVLNNYGGFYSRWVYVHELQKTGARVHLPCVNHSDEVVNINGEDTYLGFIGVQGLEEKNIKIIPHERRTNGPYLDLEDFVKRSCISLEQAIILIRLGALRFTGKDRKTLLWDVHNYLGFKQKKVNHAELFKLSYKTYQLPALADSELENAYTELELLGYPLNYKMFDFLKTPYRGDTMAADMHKHLGKTVKMVGNYVCEKTVHTIKNTKMWFGTFLDANGDFFDTTHFPNTTPMYPFKGKGCYLILGKVVEDFGFQSIEVLKFAKLDIQMNPVAID encoded by the coding sequence ATGTTTTTAAATGTACATTCTTCTTATAGCCTAAAGTATGGCACACAGAGTATCGGTCAGTTAATTGCTACTGCCCGGCGTTTAGGTATTCACCAAATGGTACTCACTGATATCAATAACTCAACCGGTGCAGTAGAGTTTATTCGCGAGTGTTACAAACAAGGCATTGCCAAAGAATCCGACGAAATACATAAAGGCAATATTCCGTATCAGATTAAACCGGTATCAGGGATCGAATTCCGGATCGATAACAGATTGTTGTATGTTGGTATTGCAAAGAATAAAGAAGGAATGCGTGAGTTGAATGAATTTTTAAGCCATCATAATATTTACAACACTCCGCTGCCAGAAGTTCCGCCCGAAATGGAGAATGTCTACATCATTTACTCCTTTCAAAAATCTTTTAACCGAGTACTAAAAGCAAATGAATTTGTAGGCATCCGGGCCAAACAGCTTAATCTTTTATACCAGCACCCGCTTTTAAAACAAAAAGAAAAATTGTTGGTGTGGCATCCTGTTACCGTTAGTGATAAGATTACCTATCGCCTGCACGAATATTTTAGGGCGATCGAGCTAAATACCCTTTTAAGTAAAGTACCCGATGAGCAGAAATGCGATTCGGATGAATTCCTGATTCCGGAAGTAGAATTAACCCAGCAATTTGAACAGTATCCTTTCATCGTTCAGAATACACAGAAACTGATCAATAGCTGCGATTTAAGTGTTTATTTTGAAGATAAACCCACGCCTACTTCTAAAAATAAATACTACTACACGAAGCAAGGCATGTTAGGCGATAAAAAAATGCTACGTAACCTAGCTCAGATAGGCCTGAAATATCGTTATGGAGAAAACAATAAGATTGCAAAAGAGCGGCTGGAAAAAGAATTGCGCATCATCGAACTTAAAAATTTCTGTGCCTATTTTCTCATCACCTTCGATATTGTAAGGTATGCCATGAATAAATGCGGTTTTTACCATGTGGGCCGTGGCTCGGGTGCTAATAGCATTGTGGCTTATTGCTTGCGCATTACCGATGTAGATCCGATCGATCTTGATCTGTATTTCGAGCGTTTCCTGCACGAAAAACGGACGAGTCCGCCAGATTTTGATATCGATTTCTCCTGGGACGAAAGGGAGGTGATACAACGTTATATTTTTGAACGCTATCCCAAATGGCATGTTGCTTTTTTAGGTACCATGAGCACTTTTAAAGACCGGGCAATTATCAGGGAGATTGGTAAGGTTTTAGGTTTGCCCAAAGGCGAAATAGATAGTTTTACCGACCCAACCAAAGAACACGAAAATTTAATGAATGTTACTTACCAGAAATTATTGGCTGTACACCATTACATGAAAAGTATGCCCAATCAGCGTTCTATCCATGCCGGAGGGATTTTGATTTCTGAAGAACCGATTACCTATTATACCGCCTTGGATATGCCACCAAAAGGTTTCCCAACCGTACAATGGGATATGTACGAAGCCGAAGCCATTGGTTACGAAAAATTCGATATTTTAAGTCAACGGGGTATTGGCCATATCCGCGAAGCCGTGCAGCTCATTAAAAAAAATAAAGGAAAGGATATCGACATTCACGATTTTAAAACTTTTAAAGAAGACCAGAAATTGAACGGTATCCTTAAAGAAGGGCAGCCCATCGGGTGTTTCTATATCGAATCGCCAGCCATGCGGCAATTGCTCAAAAAACTGAAATGCGATAACTACCTTACCCTGGTGGCAGCCAGTTCCATTATCCGTCCAGGGGTGGCCAGTTCAGGCATGATGAAATCCTATATCGAACGTTACCATGCCCCCGATAAAGTGGTGTACCTGTGCGATGTAATGAAACAGCAGCTTAGTGAAACCTATGGCGTAATGGTTTATCAGGAAGATGTAATCAAAGTATGCCATTATTTTGCAGGCTTAGATCTGGCCGATGCCGATATTCTCCGTAAAGCCATGAGTGGTAAATACCGGTCTAAACTGGCTTTTGATGAATTGGTAAATAAGTTTTTTGCCTCAGCCAGAAAGGAAGGGCACTCAGAAGAACTCATTACCGAAGTTTGGCGACAGATTTCTTCTTTTGCCGGTTATAGTTTTTCTAAGGCACATTCTGCCTCTTTTGCAGTAGAAAGTTATCAAAGTTTGTATCTCAAAACCTATTACCCCATGGAATTCATGGTAGCCGTACTGAATAACTATGGCGGTTTTTACAGTCGATGGGTTTACGTACACGAACTGCAAAAAACAGGAGCTAGGGTACATTTACCCTGTGTTAACCATAGCGATGAGGTCGTGAATATAAATGGCGAAGATACTTATCTGGGCTTTATTGGTGTTCAAGGACTGGAAGAAAAAAACATCAAAATCATCCCGCACGAACGCAGGACGAATGGCCCGTATCTTGATCTCGAAGATTTTGTAAAAAGGAGCTGTATTTCGCTGGAGCAAGCGATTATTTTAATCCGTTTGGGTGCCTTGCGCTTTACCGGAAAAGATCGGAAAACCCTGCTTTGGGATGTGCACAACTACCTTGGCTTTAAACAGAAGAAAGTGAACCACGCCGAACTGTTTAAGTTAAGCTACAAAACCTATCAGCTCCCCGCATTGGCCGATTCGGAACTGGAAAATGCTTATACAGAACTGGAGTTATTGGGTTATCCGCTTAATTATAAAATGTTCGATTTTCTGAAAACCCCTTATCGTGGTGATACCATGGCAGCCGATATGCATAAACACTTAGGTAAAACGGTAAAGATGGTAGGCAATTATGTATGCGAAAAAACAGTGCATACCATTAAAAATACCAAAATGTGGTTCGGTACTTTTTTAGATGCCAACGGCGATTTTTTTGACACAACCCATTTTCCAAATACCACGCCCATGTATCCTTTTAAAGGAAAGGGCTGTTACCTTATTCTGGGCAAGGTGGTTGAAGATTTTGGCTTTCAAAGTATAGAGGTTTTAAAATTTGCCAAATTGGATATTCAAATGAACCCGGTAGCAATTGATTAA
- a CDS encoding YdeI/OmpD-associated family protein: MIHFKAEIERFDTMGEKTGWSYVFIPEALANEIKPGCKKSFRVKGKIDQLEINGMAAMPMGAGDFIIALKGEVRKKLRKEAGAAVELYLEEDKDFKIEMPEDLEICLSEEEHLIENFLKQPKSHQNYYINWINQAKTEPTRTKRIVMTVKAMDKGQDFGAMIRESQGKP, from the coding sequence ATGATCCACTTTAAAGCAGAAATAGAACGTTTCGACACCATGGGCGAAAAAACCGGATGGAGTTATGTATTTATTCCCGAAGCTTTAGCCAATGAAATTAAGCCCGGTTGTAAAAAGAGTTTCAGGGTAAAAGGAAAGATAGATCAGCTGGAGATTAACGGTATGGCAGCCATGCCAATGGGAGCGGGCGATTTTATTATTGCCTTAAAAGGCGAAGTCCGTAAAAAACTAAGAAAAGAAGCGGGAGCAGCGGTAGAACTTTATTTAGAAGAGGATAAAGATTTTAAAATCGAAATGCCCGAAGACCTGGAGATTTGCCTGTCAGAAGAAGAACATTTAATCGAGAACTTTTTAAAACAGCCTAAATCGCATCAAAATTATTATATCAACTGGATTAACCAGGCTAAAACCGAACCTACGCGCACCAAAAGAATTGTAATGACTGTTAAGGCGATGGATAAGGGCCAGGATTTTGGGGCAATGATACGGGAATCGCAGGGGAAGCCTTAA
- a CDS encoding polyprenol monophosphomannose synthase: MSDSLVIIPTYNEKENIEKIIRKVFSLTQPFHVLIIDDGSPDGTAEIVKSLQQEYEGHLFIEERAGKQGLGTAYIYGFNWALKHDYAYIFEMDADFSHNPDDLSRLREACVNGADVAVGSRYVKGVNVVNWPMGRVLMSYFASMYVRMITRINIQDATAGFKCYRKIVLETIPLNKIKFVGYAFQIEMKFTAIKFGFKVVEVPIIFTDRTEGTSKMSTRIFREAFLGVIQMKVWSWFRNYNRES; the protein is encoded by the coding sequence GTGTCAGATAGTTTAGTCATCATTCCCACCTATAACGAGAAGGAAAACATCGAAAAAATCATTAGAAAGGTTTTTTCGCTAACACAGCCTTTTCATGTTTTAATTATTGATGATGGTTCTCCTGATGGAACTGCTGAAATTGTAAAATCGCTGCAACAAGAATACGAAGGGCATTTATTTATTGAAGAGCGTGCTGGTAAACAAGGTTTGGGTACAGCCTATATTTATGGCTTTAACTGGGCATTAAAACACGATTATGCCTACATTTTTGAAATGGATGCCGATTTCTCACACAACCCAGATGACCTATCGCGCTTGCGCGAAGCCTGTGTAAATGGTGCCGATGTAGCCGTTGGCTCCAGGTATGTTAAAGGCGTAAATGTGGTAAACTGGCCAATGGGCAGGGTTTTAATGTCGTATTTTGCTTCAATGTACGTGCGTATGATTACCCGGATCAACATTCAGGATGCTACTGCCGGCTTTAAATGTTACCGCAAAATTGTATTGGAAACCATTCCGTTAAATAAAATTAAGTTTGTTGGTTATGCTTTTCAGATCGAAATGAAATTCACCGCCATTAAGTTTGGCTTTAAAGTAGTCGAAGTTCCGATCATCTTCACCGATCGTACGGAAGGAACATCAAAAATGAGCACCCGTATTTTCAGAGAAGCTTTTTTAGGTGTAATCCAGATGAAAGTTTGGAGTTGGTTTAGGAATTATAATAGGGAGTCTTAA
- a CDS encoding peptide MFS transporter has protein sequence MEKTVSIEDIQNFEGKYPKQLWHLSLVEMWERFCFYGMRGVLAFFMVEQLGLSDQKSNLQYGAIQAFVYAFTFIGGIFADKILGFRKSLFWGGALMITGNLILAFSPHDLFYAGITLSIIGTGFFKPNVSSMVGELYHEKDNRRDAGYGLFYAGINVGGLLGGAMCIYLGKYYNWHLCFLSAALVMMFGLGTFIFTKKHLGPIGNSPLLHLKKSKQQLWETAVYVGSILCIPLIYIMVKNTTFTDYFMYTIGIIALIYFLYETFKIKDKKAQYKLLAAFVFIFCYFIFMAISEQSGGSLSLFAKDNLDHKVLFFNIDPNVVNNSVNSFFVIVFSPIVGILWLGLYKRKIEPNTVVKFGLGFILLALGFYLFYATRFFANTQGISSLNVFTLAYLLFTLGELCLGPIGMSIITKLSPKKMFGMMMGLWFLSSAFGQLAAGKLGAEMSSIDNASLQTKLMAYTEGYKALALYSLIAGLALIIFSRLVKKLMQEVR, from the coding sequence ATGGAAAAAACAGTTTCAATAGAAGATATTCAAAATTTTGAAGGAAAATACCCGAAACAGCTCTGGCATCTATCATTGGTAGAAATGTGGGAGCGTTTCTGCTTTTACGGCATGCGCGGGGTATTGGCTTTTTTTATGGTAGAGCAACTGGGTTTAAGCGACCAAAAATCGAACCTACAGTATGGTGCCATACAAGCCTTTGTTTATGCTTTTACTTTTATAGGCGGTATTTTTGCCGATAAAATTTTAGGCTTCAGAAAATCTCTTTTTTGGGGCGGGGCTTTAATGATTACCGGAAACTTAATCTTGGCCTTCTCTCCACACGATTTATTTTATGCAGGAATTACCTTATCTATTATTGGAACCGGTTTCTTCAAACCCAATGTTTCATCGATGGTTGGCGAATTATACCACGAAAAAGACAACCGTAGAGATGCGGGTTATGGGCTTTTTTATGCGGGTATTAACGTAGGTGGATTATTGGGCGGTGCCATGTGTATTTATTTAGGTAAATATTACAACTGGCACTTGTGTTTCTTATCAGCCGCATTGGTAATGATGTTCGGTTTAGGCACATTCATTTTCACAAAAAAACATTTAGGTCCGATTGGGAATTCGCCTTTGCTGCACCTTAAAAAATCAAAACAGCAGCTATGGGAAACAGCTGTTTATGTGGGATCGATACTTTGTATCCCATTGATTTATATTATGGTGAAAAACACCACCTTTACTGATTATTTCATGTACACGATAGGTATTATTGCATTGATCTATTTCTTGTACGAAACCTTTAAAATAAAAGATAAAAAAGCACAGTATAAACTACTGGCAGCTTTCGTTTTTATTTTCTGTTATTTCATTTTCATGGCCATATCTGAGCAGAGCGGTGGCTCGTTATCGTTATTTGCGAAAGATAATCTTGATCATAAAGTCCTCTTTTTCAATATTGATCCGAATGTGGTAAACAATAGCGTTAACTCGTTTTTTGTTATTGTTTTTAGTCCAATTGTAGGTATTTTATGGCTTGGCTTGTACAAGCGCAAAATTGAACCGAATACCGTGGTAAAATTTGGACTTGGTTTCATTCTATTGGCTTTAGGTTTTTATCTTTTTTATGCGACAAGATTCTTCGCCAATACTCAGGGCATTAGCTCGTTAAATGTATTTACCTTAGCCTACTTATTATTTACATTAGGTGAACTTTGTTTAGGCCCGATAGGCATGTCGATCATTACTAAACTATCGCCAAAAAAAATGTTCGGGATGATGATGGGACTTTGGTTTTTATCGAGTGCTTTCGGACAATTGGCTGCCGGAAAACTGGGTGCAGAAATGTCGAGTATCGATAATGCATCTTTACAGACTAAATTAATGGCGTACACCGAGGGTTATAAGGCCCTAGCTTTATATTCTTTAATTGCAGGTTTGGCATTAATTATTTTTTCGCGGTTGGTTAAAAAGTTAATGCAGGAGGTGAGGTAA
- a CDS encoding peptide MFS transporter has product MQTSNETISIDHDKELDLHLNSQGVSPEKLFSHPVGLFVLFFTEMWERFSYYGMRAILVLFLISDLSKNGWGWPRPEALQLYAIYTGLVYFTPILGGLIADRFTGYRRAVIIGAFIMTLGHAAMALEGFSTNFFYVGLLLLIIGNGFFKPNISSIVGKLYPPISDKKDSAYAIFYMGINSGAFIGMLMCGYIGEKVGWHYGFGLAGVFMLFGMLQFYFGQKIFGVIGAAVDKAKAVEKADPTVEVIPKKVRTQRLWVIAILSIFTIFFWMVFEQAGGSMTIFAKDYTLRNLTGGAATTFKWVDAILTIFPLVAVTFVLLSLAGKIFKKYPATILFTLLSFAIIWVLAIWKVSREMGSVSTEVPASWFSVLNSFFIVSLAPIVSKIWETKFNPSGPVKFGFGLIFVGIGFAGLAYGGSSIPQGATSAEVSLFWLIFAYFFHTVGELCISPVGLSYVSKLAPSNLVGLMFGVFFTCTAIGNYLAGATGSLIDKISSAYSISTFFLIFTIIPIVAGLIMFALSPLLRKWMHGVH; this is encoded by the coding sequence ATGCAAACTTCTAATGAAACCATTAGTATTGACCATGATAAGGAACTAGACCTTCACTTAAACAGTCAAGGCGTTTCCCCTGAAAAATTATTTAGCCACCCAGTTGGCCTTTTTGTACTCTTTTTTACCGAAATGTGGGAAAGATTTAGTTACTATGGAATGCGGGCCATTTTGGTTTTATTTCTGATTAGTGATTTAAGTAAAAACGGTTGGGGCTGGCCACGACCAGAAGCTTTACAGCTTTACGCTATTTATACAGGTTTAGTATACTTTACCCCAATACTTGGTGGTTTAATTGCCGATAGATTTACAGGATATAGAAGAGCTGTTATCATCGGCGCTTTTATTATGACCTTAGGTCATGCAGCGATGGCATTAGAAGGCTTTAGCACCAACTTTTTCTATGTTGGCTTATTGCTACTAATAATTGGTAACGGATTTTTCAAACCAAATATTTCTTCAATTGTAGGTAAACTCTACCCTCCTATCAGCGACAAAAAAGATAGTGCCTATGCTATTTTTTACATGGGCATTAACTCTGGTGCTTTTATCGGCATGTTAATGTGTGGTTATATCGGCGAAAAAGTGGGCTGGCATTACGGTTTCGGCTTAGCTGGTGTTTTTATGCTTTTTGGTATGTTACAGTTCTATTTCGGGCAGAAAATATTTGGTGTAATTGGCGCTGCTGTTGATAAAGCAAAAGCAGTAGAAAAAGCAGACCCTACAGTAGAAGTAATCCCTAAAAAAGTTAGAACCCAGCGTTTGTGGGTAATTGCCATTCTGTCTATCTTTACCATTTTCTTTTGGATGGTATTTGAACAAGCTGGTGGTTCGATGACCATTTTCGCAAAAGATTATACCTTAAGAAACTTAACAGGTGGAGCAGCTACAACCTTTAAATGGGTAGATGCTATCCTTACCATATTTCCATTGGTAGCCGTAACTTTCGTATTGCTTTCATTGGCGGGCAAAATTTTCAAAAAATACCCTGCAACCATTTTGTTTACATTATTGAGTTTTGCCATTATCTGGGTGCTGGCTATCTGGAAAGTAAGCAGGGAAATGGGGTCAGTAAGCACCGAAGTTCCAGCTTCCTGGTTCAGTGTGTTAAATTCTTTTTTTATTGTATCACTGGCACCTATTGTTTCGAAGATATGGGAAACCAAATTCAACCCAAGCGGACCTGTAAAGTTCGGTTTTGGATTAATTTTCGTTGGAATTGGTTTCGCTGGTTTAGCTTATGGCGGATCGTCGATTCCGCAAGGGGCAACCTCGGCAGAAGTAAGTTTATTCTGGTTAATTTTTGCTTATTTTTTCCACACTGTTGGTGAACTATGTATTTCTCCGGTTGGTTTATCTTATGTAAGTAAACTTGCCCCTTCAAATTTAGTCGGCTTGATGTTCGGTGTATTTTTCACCTGCACCGCTATCGGTAATTACCTCGCTGGTGCAACAGGATCGCTGATTGATAAAATCAGCTCAGCATATTCAATTTCTACATTCTTCTTAATATTTACCATTATTCCTATTGTTGCAGGCTTAATTATGTTTGCGTTAAGCCCATTATTGCGCAAATGGATGCATGGTGTTCACTAA